Within the Equus przewalskii isolate Varuska chromosome 1, EquPr2, whole genome shotgun sequence genome, the region ATTCTCTTCTGATAAGACatctgtatataatttttatgtggagataattttacaaataaaatatgctgTGTATTTGTGGCTATGAAAAAAAACTATGAAGCAAAAGTAGAATGTGCTGTGTGAGAGAAACGCAGGGAAatgtaggtttttgtttttgttttgaggaagattagccctgagctgacatctgtcaccaatcctcctctttttgctgaggaaggctggccctgagctaacatccgtgcccatcttcctctactttatatgtgggacgcctgccacagcatggagtgccaagcggtgccatgtccacacccgggatccgaaccgatgaacccctggccgctgagatgtggaacgtgcaaacttaaccgctgtgccaccaggccagccccactggaGCTGCAGATTTAAATTATTCCACTTTTGGGGAAAACATCCACCATATATCCTATTTGCAAAGCTAGTCCTGTCAAACCCATCAGCCAAATCAGATTGACTTTGTATCAGAAAAAGTGAGATTTTGTTTCTCAATTCAAATAAATGTGGTTAATATGCATCTTGTATCACCTTGTCACtttggaatttgaatttttttttaaagattggcacctgagctaacatctgttgccaatctctcttttttttttaagattttattattttcctttttctccccaaagcccccggtacacagttgaatattccttgttgtgggtccttctagttgtggcatgtgggacgctgtctcagcgtggtttgatgagcagtgccatgtccgcacccaggattcgaaccaacgaaacactgggccgcctgtagcggagtgtgcgaacttaaaactcagccacggggccagcccctccaatctctctctttttttttttttttgctgcttcttctccccaaagctccccagaacatagttgtataaccaattgtaggtccttctagttgcggcatgtgggacgctgcctcagcatggcctgatcagcagtgccatgtccgcgcccaggatcccaaccggtgaaactctgggccgcgaaagcggagcgcgggaacttaaccactcggccacagggccagcctcctgaATTTGAATTCTTCAATGGAGAAGGGACAGAACTGAGCTACAGAACTGCCCCCTTCAAAATGTCTCCTAGAACCTCTCCAGACTGTGCTCCCTCAAGGGCTTCTTCAAGCAGAGCATTCTCAAATagtctttttattcattttttatactGCAGAGTAAGGTGCCAGAATAGGATTCAGAATGAAAGAGCAGGTCAGCTGGGAAAGAGAACCGGCTGACTGAAGACTCTTTCCTAGGCCGATCAATATGAGGAGATGGAACATATGAAGGAAGAAGCTCTGGAAATTGATTTCACCTGCCTTCTGGAAAGTGTTCATGTTCCTGTGGGAATGCTAGCCCTAGTCGGAAGACCTCTGATGCAAAGTGTGTGAAGCTAGTGATGTAGTCATTACTGCTTCCTTCATTTTAAtagaagggatggggagagaagcaggcaAGAGCAGACATAGGTAAGCTAGGGACTTGATGCCTTGAAGGTGAGGACATTTCTTTCTGAtgcttccagttttctttttgaagaatgaGTTTTTTGTTTACTGAAAGTGGGGTGCGGGGAAGTGGAGGGCATCAGATGTTTGAGGAAGGTAGAGAAAATAGGAAATTCCAAAGAATGGAAACTGATAACTAGAATGGAAACTAGCTAGGCAGGGCTGAGGGTCCAGCTGAGCTGGTGGTCATGAATTCAAATCTACATCCATCTGCCCAGTGTGTGATTTTCTTCAGCAATACTGAAGCTCTTGTTTGATGTCTGAGAATTTGCTAAGATGCTGATCTTTTCCCTGTGTTGAAGTATAACATGAATAAGCACACAGAGGCCTTATAATAATTCTAAGTTTATCAAGGTCCTTCCAGGGCTCTTCCGCACAGGGTGGCTTTAGACAGCCACCTGTTTACACAGCACATAgtggctttcttttgtttctcatcttcccaGTGAACTGAGTTACAGTTTCTTCTCTTAAGCAAAAACACCTCCAGACCTTGAGTTACAGTCGTCCCTGTGAACAAGGGTGAGGGCAGAAAGGGTAAGGAATGTCTGTTTTTCGTATCCCCAAGCAAATGGGATCCTGATGCATGGCATGGGGTGCCAGAGAGCTTGTCATTGCCCACGTGTATTatcaaaagctgagaaaaggacaccATGGAAGAAAAGACCAGAAACTCTCTGGACAACAGGTGAAGACTATAAACCAACGTATCCTCTTTCCTGACACCCTAACCTGCCTCCCTGTCCTGTCAAGCACTGGGAGATGATGGGTTGGAGGGGGCTGAGGAAGTCTGGCTTATAAATCTCTTGTGGGATGCCTTTTTCAGAATTAGGATCACTAATTACCGCTAATATACCACTAATATACCACTTTATGGGATATGCCATGTTTCACTCAAATCTAAGATTCTGCCAGTCAAACCAATCTCTAACATTGTCACCAAAGGGCCACAGCCTTGGAAGGATGGGTTTTCCTATAGTAACAAACGATACCAAGTTACATATTAAAAACATACAGCACACATACTCACACTCTGTGAGTCCATACTCTGTGAGTTCAAGGATCTGGGGCACAAATAGGAGAAAGGACCTCAAGTCCCAAATTAGTGTTAATGTAGTTCTATTTTCTAAAGTGTCTCCGCGTTAAGAAACCATTTCTTGAATTTTCCAGAGCAAACATGAATGCTCTGACTGGCTTTCCCCTGCCTCACAGCATGCGTTGAAGCCTCTCCCCACATGAATCCAGGGTCATACACTCTTTGTAACCACCCATAATAACAATAAAGCGAATGGCTCTCCTGAAACtcaaaggaaattgaaaatgcTTTAAATCCTGCTTTCCAAAGTTGAGACTAGAGAGGTGGGCTGGATTACCCACTGATGTGGGTTGCCTGCAGTTGGTTTGGGCCATCGAGGTGTGAGAGGATGTTTTCGATTACCACTGGGCTCTTCCAGTCCTTTGGGCCCGGCAGTGTAAAGAACAAATCCAGTTGGTACCTCTTCCTGTAGGGTTGTGTGGCCATGGCCTGCAAGAATGGGACCCAGAAATCCCCGAGAAGGGTCCTCAGGTGTGCCCTAATCCTGatgcccaccccacccaccccctgtACTCTACATGTCAGTGGTGGTGTTCAGGCAAAGTTTTTGAAGCTCCAGTCCCAGATACCAACATCTTCCTTTACAAGACATAAAAGAGCGTGTGGAGGAACAGGTTCTTTTTGTCCAGGTGCCTGCTGCCCTCCCACAACACGGGGCAGAGGACCCTCAGTGAGTTGCTGGGAAGCAACTAAGATGGTGGATTCTCTTTTGAGTCAAGGCCAGACTTCTGCTCATGCTCAGGAGGAAGGGCTCACCTTGTCCTCCCTCTAGGTGATTGTCCCAAATGAGACCAGTGCTCCCTCGGCCTGGTTGTGTGATAACAGGACACAGTCCACAGTGCAGAGAAGTCAGGACCCTGATGAGCAGCCCTAGGCCAGAGAGGCTGAATTCCACCTGGACATGAAGAGAGAGAGGTCCTGGCAGACCTCCAGGAGGGCAGGTCCAAGTTAGGGCCTAGTCACTGCCTCGTCTTCCCGGTGTCAGGAAGCAAATGCCTTTGACTTACTTATTTTGCAAAGTAGCCCGTCATTCCTACCCACGGACTTCTGTCTCTTCCACAACTCCTTGGTCTCATTTAGGATTCTGCCCTACTTCTCATGGGCTACTTGGAGTGGGAGGTAGGTCTCCAcaatattgggaaaaaaaaccccagaacaCCCCCTGATTTGCCTCCATCTCTGCCACAGACTGTCTGTTTAGCCCTAGAAGAATGCCTTCCCCTCTGGGATACTCATCTGTAAACGGCCTGGGTCAGAGGTTTTCATACCATGTTCTCAGGAGCCTCCAGGAGCTTGAGGGGTTCCCCAGGGCCCCCTGAGAGGTGCAGTAGAAAGGGAGACTGAGCTGGCTCTGCACTCCCCAACCCTGTACCCCCTGGAATAGCtgctttttatctgttttatatactGTGTTTTCACACAAGGATTCTTTGAAGAAGGGGTCCTGAGGCTACAAAGTTTGAAATCTGCTGGAAAAGATGATCTTTAAGGTCCCTTCCAGTCTGAGATACTTGGACTTCCGAAGCCCAGCTCAAGTtgttcctcctccaggaagccttccttgttACCTAGTCCTGGGTACTTGAGCTCCAGCAATACTAACGGTAACAGGCATATGGCCCTTAGCACGCACTGCATGGTGCCATCAACACCCATCGATGGCTGCATGCACGTGTGAGCTGCTTCCTCAGCTACAgggtgagctccttgaaggcagatgTTTGCTTTGCCTTCTACACCTCTGTCCCCTTATAGTCCCATATgcacagtaggtgttcagtaaactTGCTGATGCTGCAAGTGTCATGAGCTCTCACACGGGATAAAACCTTCCAGAAAGACTCTCTGCTTTGGGGACTGGGGACGGGGAGTCAGCCTTTGGTCTGCTGAGTGCCCCCACAGAGACTTGTCCCAGACAAGCCAGGGACCCTGACGTGGGGAACAGCTTCAGACTTTCCTACTCCCCAAAAGGGCAGGCCTGAGTTCCTGCCTTAACTGACTCTGCTCAACTTCTACTGCTCCTCACTGCCCCTCCTGGCAGTGACTCACCATCACTGTGGCCATGCAAGAGGCACACCCCTGCCTCTGATCCAGGGAATCAGATCAGCCCGGATGCCTCATGGCTGGTGGGCATCTCCGCCAGATCTGGGGGGAGGCACAGGGAGcacaggggaggtggggaggaaccTGGGGCTTGGCCAGAGTATAGCCCTGTCTGGAGATGGAGGCctaaagagggagggaggggactttACTCAGAGACACCCGAGGAGGTTGCAGGAAGGTCCTAGAAGTGAAAGATCAAGACAGCCACAGCCCAATGTCCCTGAGGCAGGTAGGCAGCAGGAGAGTGGGAGTTGTAGCAGTGAAAGGAGTCAGGGAAcctgctctgccatttactagtcATATGACTGGGTAAACCACTTTACTGCACTCAGTCTCAACATCTCCACCTGTAAATTGGGGGCAAAAGAACCTGGCAACTGCAGACCACTCCACACGGGTGGGGTGAGATTCCCAGGAGACGATGCCTGTGGAAGTGTTCTGTGAACTAAAAGGTGCAGGCTCGTCAAGGATTCTTGACTGTTAACAGAGGAGAGCACTGGAGCCTGCTCCCAACGAGGGATCCTTCTGCAGTTTGGGGATGCTCTGAGGCTGCCcatccctcctcctgcctcactccCAGCAGCCATCTTTGCCCGGCCTTGATGAATTTCCGGTCAGACTGGGGAGGGTGAGGGGGGCAGGGCAGTTCTGGCCCAGAGAAGCTCCCCAAAGAGAATAAAGTGCCCTGATAGAGAGCCCTTGAAAGGTGTGAGGCCCAGGAGGCTGCTGAGGTTCCCAAGGGCTCTTCTGGTTGCTAAGTGCCTGGCAGGTTCCCAAGGACTGGCTCCCTTAGTCCCACTGAACGTCTTGCCACTTGGTGTGGGGGCCAAGTCAGCCTCCCCTGATACCTGGAGCTACACATCTGGCCTTCTCCCTTCCAGAGGGTGAGTCCTGTTTGGTACTGTGGGGGGCAGATGAGCCCTCAAGCAGGTCACAAGGAGAGCTTGGCGTTTCCCTCCAAAGACCGTCTCTGCTGAATCCTCCGGATGTGAGGAGTAAGCAGCAGCCCAGACCAAGGCTGGAACATCTCGCAGGGTTTAAAAGCCACAGCTGGAGAGTGAGACCTCTCTATGCTGACGTGGGGAAACACCATCAGGCTCCAGCCTGGTGCCACCCCTGCCTTGTCATCCCTGACAGGTCTGGCCCCAGtctggcctccctgggcctccctcaGCTACTGCAGCCTGAAGTGTGGGTGCTGGGCCGGCGCAGCCAAACGTCAGGCAGATCTGGCTGGCTGTTGGGCAGCACCACGGGGCTGCCATCCCCTGGCCCCCCACGGCCCTTCCAGGAGGAGCTGCTCTGGTGGGAGGCGGGCAGTGATGGATCATACACAGACTCCTTCAGCGCCAGCCAGAGGGTGTCCCGCTTCTCGTTCAGCTGGCCCCGCTCAGGTACCGTGTGCTCAGTTTCTTCCAGGTCATCTGGGGAGGCACCCACGGAATCCGGTACACGAGCACTGGGCTCAGAGGTGCTTAGGCAGGTCTCATCGGAGACGCTGAGCCCCTCTAGGGTGCTGGCTGAGGAGCAGAGGCAATCAGGGGGCTCTGCAGCCTTGGGCTTGGGAGAGTGGGCTGGGGCTTCTGGTGAGGCTTGCATGGGCTCAGCCTTCTGCCCTTTGGAGACCTGCCTGGCCCGGGTTTTGGGGCTGGGGCCTGCCTGCTTATAGGGGGAGGAGGTCTGCAGGGCTGGGCACTGGCTGAAGACTGCCTGGTGGTCCAGGAGCAGCTCCCTTGGGGAAGCAGGGGCCAGTGGGGGCCGGGAGAGGCAGGGGCCATCATGCAGCTGTAGATCCTCAGAGAGCACTGAGGGCCGGTGGGACAGCTTGCTGGTGGCTGTGCTAGTGTCAAAGCTAGGGCTCCGGCGACGTGCCAGGGGCTGTAGCTCGTACTGCTCTGAGCAGGACCCGGGCGCCCCTCCCACTGGCCCTGGTCGTGGACGGCTTGCCTTCTCCCCAACAGGCTCCCCAGTTCCGGTGTCCCACGGCAGGTGGGCACAGGGCCAGAGGATCTGCCCACAGTTCTTCTCTGGTCCAAAGAAACAGCAGAGAGACTGGAAGAAGAAGCTGGCAAAACCACAGCTGACACACTTCACCATCATGAGGACGATGCCCAGCTTGCGATAGAGCAGCACCGTGGCAGGCAGCATGAGCACGCCAGCAGCAAATAGGgctgcagcccccactgctgtgGCACAGCTGGCCTGGCGCAGTGAGAAGGCCACGCGGCTCAGGCGGTCAGGGTGCGGGCACAGGTGATAGGAGATGCAGTAGTTGACAGTGAAGTCTACCGAGAGgcccacagaggcagagagaaagagggccTCGGCAGTGTTGAGCTGCCACTCGAGTAGAACCAGGAGCCCCACGGTGAGCaacacagtgcctgccacagccGCGACAGAGAACAGGCTAAGTGGAACATTCCAGGTGCCCAGCAGCAGTGTGGCAAAGGCCAGAGCGAGAGCCAAGCCCAGCACCACAGCAGGCTCGGTGCTCAGGCTGTGCTGTAGGCTGTACAGCTCCAGACGGCTGGTGAACCAACCCCGGCGGAGGCCGGGAGGCGCCCTGCTCAGCTCCACTGCCAGCCAGTGGCTGACCTCAGTGTAGAAGAGGTGGGTCTGGCTGTAGTCTGGACTATACTGGAAGTTCGTCTGGAACTGCAGGACCAGGGCGGCCAGGCTGCCCTGGCTATTGAAGCGGGGTCCCAGGTCATGTGTGCTATTGGGGCCTTGCTCCAGAGCCATCATCTTGAGGCAGTGCACGAAAAGCTGGGGTGCCCAGGGGAAGCCTGAGTGGCCACAGCAGAGGCCAGGCCCCAGGCGGGCACAACCAGGACTCTCCATCCAGCGCTGGAGGGACTCCACGAAGCACAGAGTGGGCCAGCCCTCCGGCTGGGCACCAAAGAAGCTCTGATTGCGAGCTCCGTGGCAGAGTGCCACCAGCCAGCGCTGGGCGTCAGGGCCGCTGGCCGAGAAGGCAGGGTCACTCACCAGTGAGCTGTTGCTGCGAGGGTCCAGGGGGTCGCCAGTGTCCACGGGTAGGATGCCCCACACCAAAACCACGGGCATGTGGCCGCCCTCGCCCTGAGGCAGCCGCTCGAATAGGAACTGCTGGCGGTACTCGGCGTCGAAGCGCTCAAAGGGGTGGCTCGGCCGGAAGACCTGGCCGCGCGGCGGCGGCAGCGTGGGCAGCCGCAGGCGGGGGCTGACGCCCGCGATGTAGGCGCCCCCTGCCGCCAGCGCGGCGAACCAGCAGATCCAGATGTAGCGGAACTTGATGACGCCGCAGGGCAGCAGGCGCTGGAAGAGCAGGCGCGAAGTGCTGGCCGCCGCCCTCCGAAGGCCGCGGAGCCGCCGGTGCAGCGCCAGCGCCAGGCGCCGGGGCGCGCTACCACCCCACGGAGCCTGCCCCCGGGCCGCACAGCCGCGCGCCAGGTAGCGCTCGTGGAGCACCGCGGAGGAGGGCAGCCAGGCGAGCGTGAGCGCCAGGTGCGCCAGCACAGCCGTGCCCGTGTAGAGGGCGAAGCAGCGCACGGCCGGCAGGCGGCTCAGGTAGCTGGCGTAGAAGGCCGCGCCCGTGGTGAGCCCCGAGACCAGCAGCAGGTAGCCAAAGTGGTGCATGGTGCGGCCCACGCGCTGCGCCAGCCCCCCAGAGGGCAGCTGGCTCTTGCTAAGGCGCCACAGGTCGAAGAAGATGAGGGTGTGGTTGGCACAGACGCTGCTGAGCAGGACGAGGGCTGCCAGATTGACAAAGGGGAAGTAGGCCATGCGGAAGGCCACGCGGTAGAGACAGAAGGCAACCAGCAGGGAGCCCAGCACCCCCAGCAGCACCATGAAGGTGAGGAAGAGGGAGCGCAGGTAGAGGGCGATGCTGAGGAAGATGGCAGCCAGGGCCAGCAAGGGGTACACCGTGTCCTGGGCCAGGTAGTGCCTCAGCAGCTCCTGCTTGAGGCCCAGGTCCATACCAGTGATGGATGTGTAGTTGTCAGAGAGCCCCCAGGGGGCGGCTAGGCGGTCCAGGTAGATGCTCATCATGGAGGCACCCTTTGGGGTGGGCAGGAAGAGCAGGCTGTACTTGAGGGAGGGTACCTGGTAGTCAGCAGTCTGGGGACTCAGGAAGTCCTTGTCCAGCAGATAGTGCAGGAGTTGGTAGACAGCGCTGCTCCGGGAGCACTTGGTGGGAACCTGGGCACAGCGTGGGGGCTTGTCCTGCCCAGGTCCCAGACAAGAGGGCACCAGGGCACCGCGGTGGTAGTAGAGGGCACAGGCCCGCAGCAGGGCCAGTGTGCGGGCTGCATCTGCTTGAGTAGTGTCCAGGCAGGAGGAGCGGTTGGAGAGCACAGCCACATAGTTGCCCAGGGACCAGCTGGGGCAGCACTCGTTGGCTGCTGTACGCTGGCACAGAGCCCCAAAGTGGGTATGGGAGCGGATCTGTAGGGCACGCACAGCAGGAGAGAGCTCAGCAGCAGTGCCAGGGCCCAGGTTTCCCCAGCCTTGTCCGAGGCCCTCTCACCTCCCTTCAGGCTGCAGGGCACGGGCAGAGAAGTATCTTGACAGCCTAGCGGAGCTGGCTTATCTCAGAGCTGCCTGTGGCTCCTGGCCCAGGTGCTAGCAGCTACATTTTGACTCCATCAAAGAGGAGCTTCAGGGATGCTGCCCGAGGCCTCAGCCTGAGAGGTCTTGCCCCAAGGGTCCCTCCTTCAGGTCACACACCCCAACTCTGCACTTCCTGAGCCAGGAGTAGGAGTGGAAGTGGCAGCCACAGATGGAACAGGGCCAGGGGTCCAGGAAACTGGAAGCAAGCAGTAGGAAAAGTGGAAGCCATTCCAGGATCAGAGTCACTGCCACACCCTAGCCCTCTACCTCTGTCCCCTGGTCTGCTTAAACCCTCTGGGGACAGAGCTGTTTCTTTTTCAGACCTCGTGCCTCCTTTTCTATCCCACCTGCTGTTGACATCACAACAGCTGGTGTCGTCCAGGGAGCATTGGCCTGGGAATCAGAGGTCCTGTTCTGCCACCAACTAGCTGTATGGCACTGGGCCTGAGATCATGGTGACCATAGTAACATTTATTAAGAGATTCCTATTGTCAGTCATTATGCCATAGTTACAAATTCTCTCTTGTTTAATTGTCATAACATCCCTATGAGGAAagtacaattattatccccattttatatacaaagactgaggcactgagaggttaagaaatgtgcctgaagtcacacagctagagagtAGTAGAGCTGGCCTTGAATTCTGGCATCTGACTCCAGAGCACATGTTCTCGACCACTGTCCTTGGGTACCTCACATACCCTTGTGTGGCTTGGGCTACTTTGTGGTGTTTGCACTGTTTTCGGCAGCAAAGCTTTTTTCAGATGTCATGGTATATGGTCCTCCAGTTAGCGTGATTGATTGGCACTGCTTGGGTTGAGGGGGCTGGGAGCCTTGGGCTGGGCCCTCCTCAATAGCTCTTGAGGCTCCTTTTCAAGACCTTT harbors:
- the DISP2 gene encoding protein dispatched homolog 2 codes for the protein MEGGSGGSGSGPAPGPDPEGEQRSEGEPLAPDDNSPDRSQNKAVAPEASPEKSCSLQSCPLDDPSSSSGPPPATSTLQPVGLSNSLAPAHFTYPRAPQEYRGGSSLPGLGDRAALCSHGSSLSPSPAPSQRDGAWKPPSVQHHVVSVRQERAFRMPKSYSQLIAEWPVAMLLLCLAVILLCTLAGLLGSELPDFSKPLLGFEPRDTDIGRKLVVWRALQALTGPRKLLSLSPDLELNSSNAHTTLSPTPLNGAPEGMVRPRRMVEPLEDRGQESFFCGPPEKSYAQLVFMSTSAGSLWNLHAIHSMCRMEQDQIRSHTHFGALCQRTAANECCPSWSLGNYVAVLSNRSSCLDTTQADAARTLALLRACALYYHRGALVPSCLGPGQDKPPRCAQVPTKCSRSSAVYQLLHYLLDKDFLSPQTADYQVPSLKYSLLFLPTPKGASMMSIYLDRLAAPWGLSDNYTSITGMDLGLKQELLRHYLAQDTVYPLLALAAIFLSIALYLRSLFLTFMVLLGVLGSLLVAFCLYRVAFRMAYFPFVNLAALVLLSSVCANHTLIFFDLWRLSKSQLPSGGLAQRVGRTMHHFGYLLLVSGLTTGAAFYASYLSRLPAVRCFALYTGTAVLAHLALTLAWLPSSAVLHERYLARGCAARGQAPWGGSAPRRLALALHRRLRGLRRAAASTSRLLFQRLLPCGVIKFRYIWICWFAALAAGGAYIAGVSPRLRLPTLPPPRGQVFRPSHPFERFDAEYRQQFLFERLPQGEGGHMPVVLVWGILPVDTGDPLDPRSNSSLVSDPAFSASGPDAQRWLVALCHGARNQSFFGAQPEGWPTLCFVESLQRWMESPGCARLGPGLCCGHSGFPWAPQLFVHCLKMMALEQGPNSTHDLGPRFNSQGSLAALVLQFQTNFQYSPDYSQTHLFYTEVSHWLAVELSRAPPGLRRGWFTSRLELYSLQHSLSTEPAVVLGLALALAFATLLLGTWNVPLSLFSVAAVAGTVLLTVGLLVLLEWQLNTAEALFLSASVGLSVDFTVNYCISYHLCPHPDRLSRVAFSLRQASCATAVGAAALFAAGVLMLPATVLLYRKLGIVLMMVKCVSCGFASFFFQSLCCFFGPEKNCGQILWPCAHLPWDTGTGEPVGEKASRPRPGPVGGAPGSCSEQYELQPLARRRSPSFDTSTATSKLSHRPSVLSEDLQLHDGPCLSRPPLAPASPRELLLDHQAVFSQCPALQTSSPYKQAGPSPKTRARQVSKGQKAEPMQASPEAPAHSPKPKAAEPPDCLCSSASTLEGLSVSDETCLSTSEPSARVPDSVGASPDDLEETEHTVPERGQLNEKRDTLWLALKESVYDPSLPASHQSSSSWKGRGGPGDGSPVVLPNSQPDLPDVWLRRPSTHTSGCSS